The sequence ATGCTTGGACTTGATCAAATCGAGCACCGCCTTGACCCCCGCCGCGGCGTTTGCCGGGTCGGCGTCCCTGGCCCACATGTTGTTGGTTCCGATCATGACGACAAAAAGCTTCGCCTTGTAGCCATCAAGGTCGCCGTTCTGGAGACGCCACAGCACGTGCTGCGTTTGGTCGCCGCCAATGCCCATGTTGACCGCGCGGTAGGATCCCCAGTGACCCTTCCAGTTTTCACTGTCCCTCCAGCGCGCCGTGATCGAGTCGCCTACGAAGGCCACGTCGATCTTGCCATCCATCTTCTTGATGTCGTTGTCGATCCTCGTGCAGTTCCCATTCCACCAGGCTTCCCCATTGGTCTTTGCGGCAACGGGGGTGGTGCTTTCCAATTCCTGTGCAAAGGCAGGGAATCCGGCCAGGGTGGCAAGCACGAGGATAAGGGGACGTATGTGGTTTGGTTTCATGGTTTGTTTGATCTGATGTGACGAAACAACAGCAAAACCGAAGCCCGGTCAATACGGGGTGACCGCCCGGACACCGAAAGGTTGAGCGCGCGGCGTCCGTTGCCCGAGCAACAGGATTGGCAGATCACGCCACAATTTCACTCACCACCCGTCCATGCACATCAGTCAGGCGGAAGTCACGCCCGGCGTGGCGGTAGGTGAGCTTTTCGTGATCGAGGCCTAACAGGTGGAGGATGGTGGCGTGCCAGTCGTGGATGCTGACTTTTCCGTCCACGGCTTCGTAGCCGTAATCGTCGGTGACGCCGTAGCGCGCGCCGGCTTTCACGCCGCAGCCCGCCATCCACATGGTGAAGGCGCCGACGTTGTGGTCGCGGCCGTCCTGGCCTTCGGCGTGCGGGGTGCGGCCGAACTCCCCGCCCCAGATGACGAGCGTGTCCTGGAGCAGGCCGCGCGATTTCAGGTCGGTGAGCAAGCCGCGCAGGGGAAGATCGACCGAGGCGCAGCTTGCGGGCAGCGCTTCGCCGAGGTTGAAGTGGTGATCC comes from Akkermansiaceae bacterium and encodes:
- a CDS encoding GDSL family lipase — protein: MKPNHIRPLILVLATLAGFPAFAQELESTTPVAAKTNGEAWWNGNCTRIDNDIKKMDGKIDVAFVGDSITARWRDSENWKGHWGSYRAVNMGIGGDQTQHVLWRLQNGDLDGYKAKLFVVMIGTNNMWARDADPANAAAGVKAVLDLIKSKHPESRILLMSLLPTGEKPNPGRDKRKAVNDLISNLAGGNVEYVDIWDKYLDADGMISKDNMGDFLHLAPNGYDIWAEAIAGKVKEIVGG